The Oryza sativa Japonica Group chromosome 11, ASM3414082v1 DNA window ACGCATCCCCCTCCGACACGAACTCTCGTAGTCACGCACGTATTCACGTCGTATATCTCTCTATAAGTTTAATCAGCAGTAGCAGATTACACGCGATACGGGAgcaaatcaaatcaaaacaaACAGATCCATGATCCAGTTGTtagatataaataaatatatagtccAAAATTAAACTGAtcggattttaaatttttgactatggacaacgacgacgacgtcgacggaACACGACGCACCGAAAGCGATTCTGCCGGCACCGATCATGAACCATCATCCATGGCGACCGCCACCGCGTTCGACAACTTAGTGACGCTACTAGAAGCTTACCAACGCCTCGgagacagcgacgacgacgacggcgacggcggcattgatcgtcctgccgccgccgctaatggcgacggcggcgacggggaaggAGACGGCGAGGAAGAAGACAGCGACGCGCTGAGCCAGTATGCCAGTTTCCTACTCGGGAACGGCGACAATGGAGGTGGATCAGGGCAAGGAGGAGCCGAGCATGGCGAGGTCCGcaatggcgacgacgacgacggcggcggcttcgccATGGGCGCCGTTGAGAGTCACAGCTACGAGGACACCATTATCGTAGGCAGCACGGACGACGCCGGCTCAAGCCTCCATCACGGAGACGACGAGCTCCCGGTTCCGCTTCCGCCGGCCGAACTTCCGCCGCCCGGTTCCGCCGGCaatgcgccgccggcgccattggaAGCGATGACGATGAGCTTCTTGCAAGAAGCGGCGATGAGGCGGCGACAAGGCACCACCAATGGCGACGGACAAACCATTCTCATCCAAAGGCTTGGCGAGCTACTACGGGCTTACCGCGccaacgccgccggcggcgcaaacggcggcggcgcccccagGTCCGGAAGACAACGGCCGGcctcggcagcggcggtggcggcgctggagaAGCGCAAGCACGGctgcgggggcggcggcggggctgcgGCGCAATGCGTGATATGCATCGAGGATTACGAGGTGGGCGATGACATCAGCGTGATGCCGTGCTCGTACGGGCACAGCTTCCACCATGCGTGCCTCGCCGACTGGCTGGCGCGGAGCCGCTTCTGCCCGCTGTGCCGCCATAAGctgcccgccgccgacgacgacgaccaagaCGACGCGCCCGACGGACAAGCACCTTAGTTGTTAATCAAACGCAATTTTTATTGACAGTACAAtgtagaaaaaagaagaaactgtttttttttgtgaaaatacaGCGCGATGAAtactaatatttaatatatgagagttttttttcctccctctccattatAAATTAATTCTCTTCTACCATGTGATatactattatttattttagcCCTATCTGGCAGTCTGGCTCTCAGAGTTTCAATACAAGTCGAGCCATCTGGCCTTCCTAAAAAATTGAAATGTGTTtctcaaaaataaaaaggaaatgtGAAAAGGccataattattttttcttgaACTGATTCGATACTTCTTTTTTACTTCGCCTGATTATTGGTTTATATGGGTTATTTGAATATGAGAGTTTGAAATTTGACATGAAAGAAATAAAATTGGAACTGATTGTTACATGTATTGGTCATCTGAAGCTCTGATGAATTTTGTGTGCTCTTTTTCTACTACATGCTTCGTGTGCTCTTTCACTATACTACAGAACTGTTTAGACTTCAGACCACAGAACAAATTAATATGGCAACAATTATACTTACATGCTGCAGTAACAGCTTGTAAATTTGTACCCGTTGTAGAATCTAATGGAATTGGCATTCTTTCAATCCTGCAATACACTGCAACCTTAGAGTTTAAGCACCTAATCTAACTTGGATCATAGACATGAAGTTTAAGCACCTTGTACATACGGCCGGCAAGAGGGGATTGAAGACATGAAGTTGACCCCAAAGCTGTAGCTCTTCATTTTCCAAAGTGATTCCATATCTTATAACATGGGGAGAACCATTAGATTCCAATATCCAAATAAAGCTCAGCATATGTTCttccttagaaaaaaaaagggtgcaATTTCCCAACTTTGGAAAGTCAACTTAAAGCAATTCCAGTAAGGACTTCTCTAGAAACCATGTACTTCTAGTACTTCATTTGATCATTTCTTTGCAGAAAATTTTGGCTTGTCTTATTACCACCTCCGTTCTCGAATAGTAACTCAATGTTATTATTCAATCTCAAACTTTGACTGTTTATTctcttgggaaaaaaaaacttagaaaaATGTTATATTATTGAAGTGTGCAGCGTTATGAATACAATCATACTAGAATTTACGTTCATTGTAACCTAGTGTACACCTAGGTGTAGAAAAACCATATCCCTAATTTCTCTACGGTACgtcaaagagagagagagtaatacTGAATAGCGATAATTATTCGAAAACCGAGGAATTGAAATGGCACACAGGACTCTTCAATCTTCATTCATATACAAGTCTTGGTTGAGATTTCCAACAGAGAAAAGAAATCTGCAAATGCCATACGGTGAATATTACATATCCTTATATGACAGGTGACTGATTTGCTCAATAAACAATCTGAGGAATATATTTTACATTATTTGAGTTCTTTTCAAGCCGTTCGAGGTCAACTGGACATTCAGATTTAACAAATACTCGGCACACCGATATGCATCTGCAAGCAAGCTAAACTAAGTAAACGCCTGCACAAACAAGAGATCTCACCGGTTAATCACTTTGTCTGATGAACTGAATGATGTCGACACCTGAATGTTTAACAATTGCTAGTTGCTGCACATATGTGAAGTATGAACAAGCAGCAATCCACCAAGCAATATCAAATCTTTTACCACGTTTACTACTGATCCTAATGGGCCATTCAACGGAGAGAGAATCAGATAATGGTAGGCAGAGAAACGAAGGGTTGACTTTTGGACAGttcatacacacactgcatGCATGGCTGCCACTAGATTAGTCCCAACTTAACTACAGCTTGCAGATGATGCAAAGGTTTCCATTGGCATGTTAATTCTCattctttaattaatttggccGTGGATTTATTCCAAATGGAGGTGCATTCTCATTTCTCACCGGCCGTTGACCTTCTTCTTGTGATGCTTATATATGACTATGTATGTAGTGTGCGCTACTCTGTCCGAAATCCGAGTCGTTTGAGGTTTCTTTTGTCGTGTCGATGAAATGAGGTTAGACAAAGGTGATCCGGCGATCGCCGGAGTAGTGGCGGCGCTCTGCGTGGCGTCGGCGGTGATGGTTGCCGTCGTCGACGGCGCCAAGGGAGATGGGCGCGTCACGCAGCTGTCGAATGGCTTCACGGCGAGGCATTCGCCGGACGCGCCGGCGCCGTTCGAGCCGGTGCTGTACGCGGCCAACGGCGCCTTCGCCTTCGGGTTCCTCCGCGTCGGCGCGGCGTCGCTGGACCTCGCCGTGGTGCACCTCGCCTCGTCATTCCCGGTCTGGCGCGCCACGCCGGCGCGCGTCGGGGACTGGTCGCGCCCGGCGACGCTCACCTTCGACACCGgcctcgtcctcgccggcgccgacgacgccgccggcgtgctGTGGCAGACGCTGAACGCCATCGGCGACACCGTCGTGCTGCTCAACTCGTCCAACCTCGTCGTCCGGCGGTTCGCGGAGACGCGGCCGGCGTGGCAGAGCTTCGACAACCCGTCGGACACGCTCGTCCTGGACCAGAACCTCAccgtgtcgtcgccgccgctcatcTCCGGGAACCGCCGCTTCGCGCTGCGGCTCGCCAAGACGTACATGTCGCTGCACATGGAGTTCTACGGCGGGAGGGCGACGCCGATGTACTGGCAGCACACGGCGCTCGAGGCGCAGCCGGAGAACGCCACGCAGCCGCCGGTGTACGGCTGCCTCGACGGCCGGGGCTTCTTCGGGCTGTACCTCCAGGGCAGCGGCGAGAAGGTCGACGTGCTGTCGTTCGACACGTTCGTGCAGAACCTCACCGGCGCGTTCCGGCGGATGACGCtggaggacgacggcaacctCCGCGCGTACTACTGGACCGACGACGCCAAGGCATGGACCGCCGACTACAAGGCCATCACGGCGCCGTGCGAGCTGCCGACCTCGTGCGGCGCGTACGGCCTGtgcgtccccggcggcggcgaggccaagTGCCAGTGCCTCACCAACAGCACCGCGACCTCCCCACCGTGCAGCGCCGAGGAAACCACCGACctctgcggcgacggcgacagcgacggcggccaGGTGTTCGACGAGGTCCGGCTGAAGCGGGTGTCCGTGGCGTACAAGGAGCGGCTGCCGTTCGAGGCGAACGCGACGGCGGAGCAGTGCGAGCAGGCGTGCGCCGGCAACTGCAGCTGCTGGGGCGCGGTGCACAGCGGCGCGAGCGGCTACTGCTACCTCCTCGACTTCCCCGTGGAGACGATGGTGTACGAGGCCGACGACCGGAAGGTGGGCTACTTCAAGGTCAGGAGGCCGccgcggagctcgacgcggcgggGCATGTCGCCCGGCGCGAAGGCCGTGACGGCGGCGCTGTCGCTGATCCTGGCGAGCCTGGCCGTCGCCGGAGCGTACGTGGGTCACCGGCTGTGgcagagacggcggcggcggcggcgcgccggggggATGGAGCAGGAGCTGACGTCGTCGGGGCCGTACAAGGACCTCAAGTCCATGGGAAGCTCAAACAGCTCGTTCAAGTCGTGATCCATCCATGGATCAGACGAACAGCTTGTATGGCTTGTGAATTCTTGCCCAGTGTGTGTTTCTTGAAGAAAATAGCTGCACTGTAGTTTTGGATAGGGTTTATTTTGGGTTAGGATTTGTGATTGCTTGTAcagattttgttttttctgttcGAATTTTACCATTATATGGATGCCAACACGTAGTTCTGCTTCTGCAAAAAGTACAGACCAAAATGTATTGTTATCACCTGTATACTCGCAAAGAGAAAATACAATAGAATGATCAATCTATTAACATGACCAAAGAGACCAAAATCTATGAAATTCGATCGACGAGAATCGTCCGCTAATTTCAGGGATTTTGATTTTCTGATTTGAGAAAGATAAAAACTGTATATAACTTATAAGTTGTTGGTACAGAGATTATATATACGCCGGCCAACCATAAATGAAAATATCTACCTTAGGTGGTTGATTGCCACGGGATGCCTGATCTTCTGTCAAGTGAGGACAACTATCGATTTGGCgaaaacttggcgcacacgattCGGTTTCCAATCGACACGATCCAAACTATGCAATCATAGTATCATGTCTCATCTGGTTATGCCAAAACCCGATCAGCCTTGCTAGAAAAGCTAATCCCTGCGTGCAGATTCGAATAACACAAGCAATAACAAGAAAGACAACAACtcaattgcagatgaatgattaatcaAAAACTTGAAATTGGAATTCCATAAACCGATGAACGGTGAAACTGCAATGGTAGAAATACTAAACAAAACTCAACCTTCACTCAATGATCACTACTTAATAtatttgtcagggttatggataccacatacctaatagtagttgactaaatctcggcatgacccaccacataccatatactatacggaaacaacctgcggatatatgAGGAGTTTCGGATAAGggaagacaaccagagttctacatggaaacgacaaggactactcggattgtatccatattggtttccctagttctacttggacaagggacacctataggtataaatacaaggccccctaggaggagaagaGACAATCCACATACCCACCATAGAAGAGACAatcaacacacccaccatagaagaCACGGGCAACATAGACGCCACAAAgccaatacaagccaacatacgccaagacaagacgccggatatcgatttcagggataagcacggctagtcccctacggtgtctccggatactgtcaggagagacgaaagcgctatctctgatctcgccgggcatggattcgaggaggaagactaccctgttgtcgactacgagtcagaccttcagaccgccatgtcgacaacagttagataggctacctcaaatattgtactggtgtgattatggtgaataagagcaataccggcttcggccaacaggatgtagggttattacctgacaattcaggggcccgaacctatataaaaatcatcatccccatctcttttacctcagtctcgcgtataccctagtaccaacgatccccatactgtccaaataccgtagtcgcaacattaaacgtcgacagtggcgcgccaggtagtgggattttggtgcttcaggttttcgacgagatgggtttaagagatggattctccgacAACAAGTTACTCGACAACTTCGGCTCTGGGAGATCTAACCCGAACGAAGTACGTTCCCCCGACGAGATCGAGATCATCATCGTCAACAAATTGATCTACCTCACCAATCGGAGTACTTGAGCTGACCGTGGAGGACAATAGTTCACTACTTCGTCGGCGCCAGCTATATCTTCGGGTCACAGTGtctgctctgaaaattcactaGAGCCGATCGGTTGACCATCTAGCCGCCAGATCAACGCCATCACCGAGGAAATCGGACGACTCATCCCCTGAATCCTAGACGACTACGTGTGCTCGTATGCTGTGTGGGAATCGGACTCTAATTATCCCTTGCCGTGACAAGAGACTTGCGAGGCCACGTAAGTCAAGGGATACACGGTCAACAAAATTACCGATTTCCTACCAACTGCACATGCACACGTGGCTCAACTCAGATTCAAAGATCAGACAACACACATCCATACGGCATACATGCATGGTGACTTTAGTTATATGTGTATATGCCATCTGGGCAAACCAAAGGTATTTAGTAGGTTAATTTTCAAgttaatctactaatttcgtagatatatCCAGCATATATCTACACAGGTACGCAttattttatatgcaatttatcgtacctattttTCAGATCATACAATATTGttagatctataatttattatgtttacctagagcatgttttttatacaatatctattatGCGAGTGTTTCCGGTGTTAGGCCGACAACGGTTTAATGCTGGAggctcgctctattttcttctgtataaatcatgcttgtttacggtttacataatacctaatatttacatctgctctttatatcctgataatgctAGCAGAGaatactcgatattatctgctatatatcttgtcttctagaaaatatttttcaggaacaattgagcactcgagtaggttgtggtcaagtacaccgcattatcgagaacgatctcgacgaatgcagagtcgtcgcgcccaacctgccaacgaagaccgacgacctatctcatagcaccggccatggctggactactcgagaaaaggttgttaacggacaattcctcgcgaacgcggtcagcttgatcacccgacatgattgcgaacggacatccggatatgctacaagttgggtgtgtgagtcatgctggccacatgagacgcacatgtaataaaccaactctagcacttccattggtgttcgagagatgattctactcgctcgctggttctcgaaccagtacgtagcaatctctcgcaccgcaacttccattggtgttcgagagatgattctactcgctcgctgttctcgaaccagtacgtagcaatctcccgcaccgcaaACTTCTATTGGTGTTCGAGACGCAAACTTctattggtgttcgagagatgattctactcgctcgctggttctcaaaccagtacgtagcaatctctcgcaccgcaaacttccattggtgttcgagagatgattctactcgctcgctggttctcgaaccagtacgtagcaatctctcgcaccgcaaacttccattggtgttcgagagatgattctactcgctcgctggttctcgaaccagtacgtagcaatctctcgcaccgcaacctccattggtgttcgagagatgattctacacgttcgctggtcctcgaaccagtacgtagcaatctctcgcaccgcaacctcagatggtcgaggtacgactacagcaataacgcagcggtcctcgtaccacaacttcaaatgatcgagagacacctactcatTGGTTCTCAACTAGtcaatcgtagcgatctctcgtacatttacttctaATGGTTGAGTTACGACTATTACCTGGTTcttgaccagaggtgtagcgattctcccattacctctacttcaacaaagttgatatcaggtacacaatatcgccaagtgttttacccagagatcccttaccacaaagacacctagcgttgaaacctatcctaatgtccctttacgccgtcttgacaaggcctccgaggaacctaagggaacttcggctggggacgcccagagcagataaggccttgtcggatccttcaaagatgaaagaccatgtaagatctggtcgtgtaagagttctcgccgtgcgtattaaccaagccatgtaatcggaaatggattttccaacttcacgggtgggggctaggatcagtgcttgttcaaccgatgcaggtcaaaggtccaagagccttatcctccgagaacgattctccgacgacaaggctgggggctagggagagtgtataactcaacaaactgactgatcgaagtcggtaaaagagtagacgctcatacacaaaacattggtctgtaagtttaattcattttcggttttccatacatattataacatgtcatcctttgagcattcgctggggggctatttctatctaatattctttcctgagtattgatttcaggaaaattctattcgacattatcgaagactccatgtctctatgatTCTACatcaagatcgactaaggcgagtacgacaaatgttgacaaggcccCGTTACAGACTCTACGCCTACTCGattactcgagaacggttggtggatctcgacaaggaatacggaatgaaaagATGGTGAACctgccgagataaaatttcttaaattcaatccaaattctcgattacagcaagacaaGAGACTTAGTCGcatgctctgtactttcttggttgacgtcagagattgactcagacaaaccctttaggtgcccgcacgaggctgataaaggaagtctaacgttatctctggaCTCATCGAGAACGGTcatgtgagctcgataacagttcctccaaggtctgcggttgagaatatgaactcgctcatttgcattgaagtcgggggctactgtcagggttatggataccacatacataatagtagttgactaaatctcggcagaaCCCACCACATACTATGtactatacggaaacaacctgcggatatatg harbors:
- the LOC9269026 gene encoding PAN domain-containing protein At5g03700 encodes the protein MRLDKGDPAIAGVVAALCVASAVMVAVVDGAKGDGRVTQLSNGFTARHSPDAPAPFEPVLYAANGAFAFGFLRVGAASLDLAVVHLASSFPVWRATPARVGDWSRPATLTFDTGLVLAGADDAAGVLWQTLNAIGDTVVLLNSSNLVVRRFAETRPAWQSFDNPSDTLVLDQNLTVSSPPLISGNRRFALRLAKTYMSLHMEFYGGRATPMYWQHTALEAQPENATQPPVYGCLDGRGFFGLYLQGSGEKVDVLSFDTFVQNLTGAFRRMTLEDDGNLRAYYWTDDAKAWTADYKAITAPCELPTSCGAYGLCVPGGGEAKCQCLTNSTATSPPCSAEETTDLCGDGDSDGGQVFDEVRLKRVSVAYKERLPFEANATAEQCEQACAGNCSCWGAVHSGASGYCYLLDFPVETMVYEADDRKVGYFKVRRPPRSSTRRGMSPGAKAVTAALSLILASLAVAGAYVGHRLWQRRRRRRRAGGMEQELTSSGPYKDLKSMGSSNSSFKS
- the LOC107276931 gene encoding uncharacterized protein gives rise to the protein MATATAFDNLVTLLEAYQRLGDSDDDDGDGGIDRPAAAANGDGGDGEGDGEEEDSDALSQYASFLLGNGDNGGGSGQGGAEHGEVRNGDDDDGGGFAMGAVESHSYEDTIIVGSTDDAGSSLHHGDDELPVPLPPAELPPPGSAGNAPPAPLEAMTMSFLQEAAMRRRQGTTNGDGQTILIQRLGELLRAYRANAAGGANGGGAPRSGRQRPASAAAVAALEKRKHGCGGGGGAAAQCVICIEDYEVGDDISVMPCSYGHSFHHACLADWLARSRFCPLCRHKLPAADDDDQDDAPDGQAP